The following nucleotide sequence is from Juglans microcarpa x Juglans regia isolate MS1-56 chromosome 6D, Jm3101_v1.0, whole genome shotgun sequence.
GACCAGGATTAGCCAATTCCTGAAACACAGATCACCATCAGCTTCTGAATGTAGACCATTGAATGGGCTGGATCCTACAATACATGCCGAGGTATGTTGTGTTGCTTTGGTCTTTAAATGCTTAGAAAATaaagctcaatttttttttagaaatctTTCAATATATTCTAACTAGtattgattaattaaattcagCTTGCTTTGAAAGATGCTGAAAAGCTCAATAATCTCCGAAGTGATTTAGTAAAGTCATACATTCTAAAGGCCAATGCACTGATATTGGTAAGAATAGGTttccatctttttctcttttttgggtCTTTAttccttttcaatttctttaatGTATCAGGGGGTGGGCCCCATCTCTCTCATTGTGTGCACCTGCATATTTTAGTAGTGAAGATGAACCTATGTGGTGCCTTTAGGCCATAAGGCCTTTGAATTTTCGGTCCTTTATACTTAAAAAGATGGGGTAAGGAAAATATTTGCCCATTCTAGTGCCTTTGATTTTTCAGTCTTTTAGCCTATTCTAGTTCCTCGCTTGtagctaggtgttttcttttgtatacttcttgtgcgcttgggctatgcctatttacttgtcaataaaattttcttattacttataaaaagaaaagagtaaccGAGTAAAACTTGAGGGAAAAAAGAGTAAAACATAAGCAGCGTTTGTCCCATGGATGATAAGTTGGATAAATGTAGAGTTTAATACATGTAAACTTGATTATGAATACAGTTTGTAAATATTCGAATAAAGAGCTAATTTGACATTAGAATATTGTGGCCATGTTACATTGTTTGATCATGATCAGTAAGGCTGATGACTGCACTTAATACAAGGTACGGAACATTGCTTTGGACCGAGTAGAATGACAATAAAATGTTGGAAATGTTACACATGAACACTCAAACTAGTCCTGAGAACATGcatttctacttttttatttatttatttatgattgaatagtttcattttatgttaatatcCTGGATAGGAGGCGAAAACCTTAATTAtaggtaatttttttgtttggccGATTTTAGCCTTGTTTGTCATAGTTACATTGCACTTGTGGTTCTGCAGCTGGAGAAGTATGAGACTGCCCGGGATGTTATTCTTTCAGGTCTTCAGGTTGATCCTTTTAGGTAATGtggaatttttatcatattgttATGTTGTGATGGAGATATGctcaataatttttaaatttaatttttacgcTCTGGATGGCTCTTGTGTTTGCTTTGGTTATATGTAGCAATTCTCTTCGTGCTTCTCTTCAGAATTTGGAGAGGATATCAACAAGTTTACTTGGGAGGAGAAACTATGCGACACCAGAACGGACTGATGAATTTGATTGCACGCTTTGTCTGAAGTTACTATATGAACCCATTACGACTCCGTGTGGGCATTCTTTTTGCCGTTCATGTCTGTTTCAGTCCATGGATCGTAGTGAGAACCTTGCTGTCATTGATCCTAGTTAATAGTTTCTATGATATCTGTATGTGAGCTTATTTTCTCCTAACCTTTGTATTGAAATGTTAGGTAACAAATGCCCATTGTGCCGAACTGTTCTTTTTGTCAGTCCCAGAACATGTGCGATCAGGTGAGTTGCTAATGATAACTGAAATGCTTATCTCAATGGTTTGACCCTGGAATATTCTTTTTCTCCTACCTTTGCATTGTGAACTTAGCACATTAGTTAGTCTAGGAGCACCTATCCTTGGGTCCAACCTTGGAGATGTAGGTTCCTAATATCATGAATTTATTCAGGAAGCAGGGAGAATAATAGAATGTGAAAAAGAAATTGCAACTGCATTTGACACTTTACAATCGTACTTCaaaaaccccaaaaaaaaaaaaaaaaaactattgttCAGTTTGGTTTAAAATCGGATTTGAAAAGCAAACTAACTTAATTTTGAACTTGTTTGCGGTTGTATGTGATTTGCTTGACTATTTATATTATGAGAAGGATTTTTTAATGCACATGCACATACAGGATGCCTATATAAAAGAAGATGCTACAATTTGTGTGAGATTACACAAGTTAACTTTAGATGCAGTGAAGTTGAGTTAAGAAGGATCATGGTTAAAATATAGGGTAAAAGAACTGCTTATTATGCAAAGACTGATgtttataaactatatatatatatgtataactaaaaacttacttataaaaaaatatatttatatatatattcaaaatgaTAATTAGTTTTAGAAATAACTAGAAAGGAGAAGAGAATGAAATTGGCTTGGAGAGCCAAGAGAACAAAATTTATGCCATTGAAAGTCTGAAGTTATCCAGGAAAAGTAAAATTACTAGAATATCTTGAGTGAGAGCCAAAATTTGAAAGATAGTTTTTGTGGGAGTGTAATtgtgaaagaaaaacatatcctaaatgtttgggttttttttacCGTTGACATTTAATGTGGTGTATCTGacatttagaaaattttagaaattaagttttgagaatGAAAACATGCGGTTCTTGAAGAACTGTTTATTCCTCAATGTATGAGTAGATATTAATTTCTTTACATTGTATGATTATACGTTGATTtctttacattttaaaaaaggaCTCCACGTACTTAGTTTAAAAAACTAAGTACGTTATAAAACGATATAAATATTGGGCATTTACAAAGGGCATTTTCCCACCAGCTCCCCTTCGTTccaaattaatatttgaatttttgaggGAGCACGGTTACAAACACAAAGGAACTTAAAATTTTCTAGTTGGGTCACTATGAGTCTAGAAAGTCCTTTTGGCTTTGCCTTTTAAGGAGTTCTCTTTACCATGCATGCTGCACTAAGTGTACAATCAGTGAGAATGGTTTTTTCCTGGAGTTACTCCTTTGTTTGATTTGTTGCAACCTTTTGTGAGTCTTGGGGAAATATTTAAGATTCTGCTTAACATATTACCAATTCATTTGTCTTTTTACCAGTGTGACACTTAACAACATTATACAAAAGAATTTCCCAGAGGAATATGCTGAAAGGAAGTCAGAGCATGACAGTTTGACGAACCTTGGTGTTGATTTGATGCCTCTTTTTGTCATGGATGTTGTCATTCCAGGTCAAAAGTTCCCACTCCACATTTTTGAACCCCGGTACCGGCTTATGGTGAGTCAGTCTATTGATGGTTAATCTTCCTGTTGAGCTTTCATATATCGTGATAAAACTATGACAAATGGATAAGTATGGAGATGCCGGTACATCCATATGATGAACTAACTTTGTATACTGCATATTTGAGAAGCCTTATGAATAGCTAAGTTGTCTAAGTGTTACTTTATTTTGTATATCAATTGTTTTACTCTAGGACTAAGGGGAACTGTAGCAAAAGAGTGGGTGGTTCAAGCAAAGGGATTATTATAGACATGGTGCTTGGGAGAGTATACACCTTCGATGATCAGTGCTGATAGCTTTGAACCTTCAaatttgttattattgtgaGAGTGGAAATTGAGCTCGAGGTTTTTAGATAATGCTTGATTTTGATATTGGTTCAACAACGgaaaactttctttttattgtgcatttatttatttattctttgtggGGGCTGGGGTTTCATGGACCTATTGCTGTATAGAGTTTACTGATACCCTCAGGGTAAGCTGTTGATGGTATACTCATCATCCAATGAGACTGTCATTGATGGTATCTTGTCATCTATAGCGACTATCTCTGGAAAGGGCTGAGCATGAATACCACCTGTAGTCTTCAAAACGTATAAATTTGAGCtccatttgaattttgagagtTGGTCTGGTCACGTGATCAGTGTACGAAACATGTTTCTGTAATCTAAGTTTTGTTTATTGCTGGTGCTTAGTCTGTCTAAATAGACACTGCAACCTTTGTACTCTATgaatatctttcaatttttgcaGTTTTATATAGTATGTTTATATCATGTCAGCTTATGTATTTGCATATTGTATTACCTCATCAAAATTGTTGGTCAAGGGTATCATTTGGAAATGCTCCATAGAAACAGAAAGGAAAATTATGAGCTCTGGCAGAGTGAAAGCATATGGCTTTCTATCTACCAATATGGTTTAATATGCAATAGAATAGTTATACTTTGGTTTGGTTGCCCTTTTGTAAATTACTAGCAATAAATGCATGGCAGCATGGGAATTTATGGGTCATAACAGAAATATACAATCTTGATTTTCTGCTGAAGCACAGAATTgatttttcttctgtttttttttcgaaaaaaaaataacccaattTTTTGCTTTATTAAAGTTGACAAAAGGTAGAATCCAATTTCTGCTTTGGTTTATCGATAACATGAACGTCTGTCTACATCATAAGCTACCATTCCATCTATCATGTTAACTATATCCATGTAAATAATGTTATCgttatttttgtttatgtgGACATCAGGTGAGGAGAATAATGGAAGGAAACCATCGGATGGGAATGGTAGAATATTGTCACTGGTccttttctttcacttttccttCCTAAGGTATATCTGATTAATCAAGAATTCCTCACCGTTACCGGGTTTGATTTGTCTATTAATCATGTAGGTTATCATTGATTCTACAACAGGTTCCATAGCTGATTTGGCTTGTGAAGTAGAGATTACTGAGTAGGTGTTTGATCCTTTTTTCCCTTATGACTTGGCTAGCATGTGTATCATCTAGTTTGAGAATAAAATGATCTTGATTTGTACTATTACATActattttgagaataaaatgaTCTTGATTGGTTTGTTGATGTAGATGTGAGCCACTTCCAGATGG
It contains:
- the LOC121234446 gene encoding LON peptidase N-terminal domain and RING finger protein 1 isoform X2; this translates as MQAINCYSKANNVKPGDPIILGNRSAAYIRISQFLKHRSPSASECRPLNGLDPTIHAELALKDAEKLNNLRSDLVKSYILKANALILLEKYETARDVILSGLQVDPFSNSLRASLQNLERISTSLLGRRNYATPERTDEFDCTLCLKLLYEPITTPCGHSFCRSCLFQSMDRSNKCPLCRTVLFVSPRTCAISVTLNNIIQKNFPEEYAERKSEHDSLTNLGVDLMPLFVMDVVIPGQKFPLHIFEPRYRLMVRRIMEGNHRMGMVIIDSTTGSIADLACEVEITECEPLPDGRFYLEVESRRRFRIIRSWDQDGYRVAKVEWVHDIYPAEGTREREELQELTNNAAEYAQSWIRSAINAARQDSRRLEKLRNVEAMMPAPQDPERFSFWLTTLANRRPQERLDLLRIRDTRERIRRGLIYLRAEEQGCRVQ
- the LOC121234446 gene encoding LON peptidase N-terminal domain and RING finger protein 1 isoform X1 is translated as MSGEVSSSSAFMDGLDDVEDYVRANEGGGPVQWDSFNHIFDLVQNGNKAFRDNRFEEAINCYSKANNVKPGDPIILGNRSAAYIRISQFLKHRSPSASECRPLNGLDPTIHAELALKDAEKLNNLRSDLVKSYILKANALILLEKYETARDVILSGLQVDPFSNSLRASLQNLERISTSLLGRRNYATPERTDEFDCTLCLKLLYEPITTPCGHSFCRSCLFQSMDRSNKCPLCRTVLFVSPRTCAISVTLNNIIQKNFPEEYAERKSEHDSLTNLGVDLMPLFVMDVVIPGQKFPLHIFEPRYRLMVRRIMEGNHRMGMVIIDSTTGSIADLACEVEITECEPLPDGRFYLEVESRRRFRIIRSWDQDGYRVAKVEWVHDIYPAEGTREREELQELTNNAAEYAQSWIRSAINAARQDSRRLEKLRNVEAMMPAPQDPERFSFWLTTLANRRPQERLDLLRIRDTRERIRRGLIYLRAEEQGCRVQ